The DNA window TCGCCTGCCTGGAGCAGAGCCTTCAGACCTTCCCGGTAGGTGGGATGACGTAGAACCACCCCGAGCTCTGTCTTGATGCGCGTGTTCCTCACGCGCTTGTTGTCCGAGTAGAAGGAGCGCGCCATCGGGGTCTGGTCGGCGTCTTCGAACGGCACCTCCGGGGGCGGCTCGCGTCCGAGCAGTTCCGCCGCATGGGCGATGACGTCCTGCGGAGGACCCGGCTCGTCGTCCGCGACATTGTAGATCGCGTTCCGGTGCGGGCGCTCGATGGAGGCCATCAGCACCTGGGCGATATCGGCCGTGTGGATGCGGTTGAAGACCTGACCCTTCTTGACGATCCGCTTGGCGCTGCCGTCGGCGATCTTCACCAGGGCGTTGCGGCCCGGCCCATAGATGCCAGCGAGGCGAAACACCTGCACGGCGAACGGAGCGCTCTGGCCGAGAGCCAGCCATTGCCCCTCGGCCGCGATGCGGTGGCGCGAGCGGACCGTGGCGGGATTGGGCGGCGTCGTCTCGTCCACCCAGGCGCCGTCCGCATCGCCATAGACGCCGACGGTGGACAGGTAGCCGACCCAGCGCAGGTTCGGCGCCGCCGCGATGGCCTGAGAAAAGTGCTCCAGCACTGGATCCGTCTCGCCCGATGGCGGAATCGAGACGAGAAGCGCATCGGCCCGGGCGATCCGATCCAGGATGCCGGGATCGAAGTCGGCGCCGTCGAACCGGTAAGCCTGGAAGCCGTCCCCCGCGATGGCCCGAACCTTCTCCGGCGACCGGACGGTGCCACCGACTTCTGCGAAGCGGTCGCGGTAAAGGCCGATGAACTGGCGGACGGAATAACCGAGACCGAAAACGAACAGATTCATGAGATGAATAAGTGTTGCCATGCAAGGGGTCGTCGGTCGGACCCTAGCGCGACCGGGCAGACCCGGCAATCGCCCGCCCGACGGGTCGGCGTGACCTGGAACCCGGAGCCACCGGCTTGACCCACCTGTCATGGCCGGCCCTGTGGCGGCCATCCCGATCCGATGAAGCGCGGCGCTTCCGACAACCGGGATCACCGGGACAAGCCCGGTGATGACGGAGAGAGACGAAGACAACCCCGCAGAATTCGTGACCGTTCTTCCGTTCCCCGACCCCGACTTTTCGACGGCTTGATCAGGGCGGGTCGTCCGGGCCATAACGGGCAGCCGAAACAGGCCGGGCTGTCATCGGTCGAGCGGCTCTGCTCCCATCGAACTCCGGCATGGAGGCGATCCATGGTTTTGACCAACGAGGACATGGTCGATCTGGTGGCTTTTCGGCGAAAGCTCCATCGCATGCCCGAACTCTCCCGCGAGGAGGTTCAGACGGCTGGCAGCGTGCGGGCATTCCTGGCGCCGACGCGTCCGGACCGGATCATCTCCGGGCTCGGAGGGCATGGCATCGCGGCGGTCTACGAGGGCAGGGAACCGGGCCCGACCATCCTGATTCGCTCGGAGCTCGATGGGCTGCCGATCGAGGAAATCTCCGATGCGCCCCACCGCTCGGCCACGCCCGGCAAGGGACATCTGTGCGGGCATGACGGACATACGGCGATCCTCGCCGGTCTCGCACGCGCGCTCGGACGCCAGCGGCCGCAGCGCGGCCGGGCCGTCCTGCTGTTCCAGCCGGCCGAGGAGGACGGCTCCGGAGCCGCCGCCGTCGTGGCCGACCCGCGCTTTCGCGAGATCAGCCCTGATTTCTCATTCGCCCTGCACAATCTCCCCGGGCTGCCCTTCGGGCATGTCGCGTTGGCGGAAGGGCCGGTCAATTGCGCGTCGCGAGGCATGCGCATCGTCCTGAACGGCAAGACCGCCCATGCGTCGATGCCGGAGACCGGCCTGTCGCCCGTGCCTGTGGTGGCCGAGCTGATGCCGGCGCTCACGGCGCTCGGTCATGGCGGTCCGCTGGACAACGACTTCGCGATGGTCACCGTCACCCATGTAAAGATCGGCGAGCCGGCTTTCGGCGTCGCCCCGGCACGGGCCGAGATCTGGGCGACCCTGCGCACGATGACCGATGCCGGCATGGAGGATCTGTGCGTGAGCGCCGAACATCTCGTCCTGAGCGCCGCCCGCAACCGGGGGCTCAGCGTCGAGATCTCCCACGACGACATCTTCCAGCATTGCGAGAACGCACCGGAGGCCGTGGCCCATCTCCGCCGCGCGCTGGACGAAGAGGGCGTGCCGCATGACGAGGGTGAGCTTCCGCTGCGGGCCTCCGAGGATTTCGGACGCTTCGGCCAGAGGGCGCCGGCGGCCATGTTCTTCCTCGGGGCCGGCAAGGATTACCCGAGCCTGCACAACCCCGATTACGATTTCCCCGACGACCTGATCGGGATCGGCGCGCGCGTGTTCATGCGGACATTGCGGAATCTGCTCGGATAGGTTGGGCGCGGGGCTGGTGCGAGTGTCATGCGCTGAGCCGATGCATTCCTTCCCACGTCATCACCGGCCTTTTGCCGGTGATCTCGATACGGTGAGGCGCAGTGCTTCAAACAATCGGGATGGCCGGCACAAGGCCGGCCATGACGTCGAAGGGGCGGTTCCAGATATGGTGGGGTGAAGACGAAAACCCTAAAGCGGCAGACCGCGCAGGGCCGAGACCGCCTGCATGACGCCGCGCAGCTCGGCCAGCCCTCTCATCCGGCCGATGATCGGATAGCCCGGATGGGTGGGACGGCCCACGTCGTCGAGAAGCTCGTGCCCGTGGTCCGGTCGCATCGGAATGCGCCAGTGCGGATGACCGGCAACCTTGCGGCGCTTCTGCTCCTCGAGCAGCACCGTCACGAGGGCCACCATGTCGGTGTCGCCGCCCAGGTGATCGGCCTCCATGAAGGAGCCGTCGGGATCCTTGGCCACGTTGCGCAGATGCGCGAACCAGATCCGGTCCGAGAAGCGCTTCGCAATGGCCGGAACGTCGTTGACCGGATTGGCTCCGAGCGACCCGCTGCAGAGCGTGAGGCCGTTCGCCGGCGCATCGACAGCATCCAGGATGAAGGCGATGTCGTCCGCGTTGGACACGATGCGCGGCAGGCCCATGAGCGGGCGCGGCGGATCGTCGGGATGGATGCACATGCGGATCCCCACCTCTTCGGCGGTCGGGATCACCTCGCGCAGGAAGCGGGCCAGGTTCTCGCGAAGGGCCGCGGCGTCGATGTCCCGGTAGCGGTCGAGCATGACGCGCAGGCCCGGAACGTCGTAGCGGTCATAGGCACCGGGCAGACCCGCCATGATGTTCGAGAGGAGCTTGCGTCGGTCGGCTTCCGACGAGCGGAGATGCCATTCCTTCGCGCGCGTCAGCACGTCCGCCGAATAATCCGCCTCCGCGCCGGGACGCTCCAGCATGTAGCAGTCGAAGGCTGCGAATTCATGGATGTTGAAGCGCAGGGCCGTGCCGCCGCCCGGAAGCGGGTAGGCGAGTTCGGTGCGGGTCCAGTCGACCACGGGCATGAAATTGTAGCAGATCGTCGTGACGCCGCATTGCGCGAGGTTGCGCATGGACTGGCGGTAATGGTCGAACAGGGACGTCAGGTCGCCTTCGCCGA is part of the Microvirga terrae genome and encodes:
- the uxuA gene encoding mannonate dehydratase; the protein is MEQTWRWFGPDDVVQLSHIRQTGATGIVTALHQIPYGVIWSVEEIEKRKALIAADPSLGLRWSVVESLPIHERIKIGEGDLTSLFDHYRQSMRNLAQCGVTTICYNFMPVVDWTRTELAYPLPGGGTALRFNIHEFAAFDCYMLERPGAEADYSADVLTRAKEWHLRSSEADRRKLLSNIMAGLPGAYDRYDVPGLRVMLDRYRDIDAAALRENLARFLREVIPTAEEVGIRMCIHPDDPPRPLMGLPRIVSNADDIAFILDAVDAPANGLTLCSGSLGANPVNDVPAIAKRFSDRIWFAHLRNVAKDPDGSFMEADHLGGDTDMVALVTVLLEEQKRRKVAGHPHWRIPMRPDHGHELLDDVGRPTHPGYPIIGRMRGLAELRGVMQAVSALRGLPL
- a CDS encoding SDR family oxidoreductase, whose protein sequence is MNLFVFGLGYSVRQFIGLYRDRFAEVGGTVRSPEKVRAIAGDGFQAYRFDGADFDPGILDRIARADALLVSIPPSGETDPVLEHFSQAIAAAPNLRWVGYLSTVGVYGDADGAWVDETTPPNPATVRSRHRIAAEGQWLALGQSAPFAVQVFRLAGIYGPGRNALVKIADGSAKRIVKKGQVFNRIHTADIAQVLMASIERPHRNAIYNVADDEPGPPQDVIAHAAELLGREPPPEVPFEDADQTPMARSFYSDNKRVRNTRIKTELGVVLRHPTYREGLKALLQAGDGITQAR
- a CDS encoding amidohydrolase; amino-acid sequence: MVLTNEDMVDLVAFRRKLHRMPELSREEVQTAGSVRAFLAPTRPDRIISGLGGHGIAAVYEGREPGPTILIRSELDGLPIEEISDAPHRSATPGKGHLCGHDGHTAILAGLARALGRQRPQRGRAVLLFQPAEEDGSGAAAVVADPRFREISPDFSFALHNLPGLPFGHVALAEGPVNCASRGMRIVLNGKTAHASMPETGLSPVPVVAELMPALTALGHGGPLDNDFAMVTVTHVKIGEPAFGVAPARAEIWATLRTMTDAGMEDLCVSAEHLVLSAARNRGLSVEISHDDIFQHCENAPEAVAHLRRALDEEGVPHDEGELPLRASEDFGRFGQRAPAAMFFLGAGKDYPSLHNPDYDFPDDLIGIGARVFMRTLRNLLG